The following coding sequences are from one Primulina eburnea isolate SZY01 chromosome 15, ASM2296580v1, whole genome shotgun sequence window:
- the LOC140813897 gene encoding mediator of RNA polymerase II transcription subunit 30 has translation MEDKPSRLSSSPTSTNYTNKSTQELALEGRRHLEETIDAAFLILSAMNDELCNPSLWSTTNSASLPHNTITGATMSGGQHTNGDVLSDSSSSASSSASASQSHPNNHNFDNIGGGALDDARLQYKSSVASLRSVLVAISNTQKTKASETVPVSISTSPADQTEIDTLEEHADTLRKELARKNKYVKDMINHLRDLVADLSTWQSPCSV, from the exons ATGGAAGATAAACCTTCTAGGCTGAGTTCATCCCCCACCTCCACCAACTACACCAATAAGTCCACGCAGGAACTGGCTCTCGAAGGCCGCAGACACCTCGAAGAAACAATCGACGCCGCTTTCTTAATCCTATCCGCCATGAACGATGAGCTCTGTAACCCCTCCCTCTGGTCCACCACCAATTCTGCTTCCCTTCCTCATAACACCATCACCGGTGCTACTATGAGCGGCGGGCAGCATACTAACGGCGACGTGTTGTCGGACTCTTCGTCATCTGCTTCTTCGTCGGCTTCTGCATCTCAGTCTCACCCAAATAATCATAACTTCGATAATATTGGCGGTGGTGCTCTCGATGATGCTCGGCTTCAGTACAAGTCATCCGTCGCTTCTCTTCGTTCTGTTCTCGTCGCAATTTCCAATACACAGAAG ACCAAAGCCTCCGAAACAGTTCCGGTCAGCATTTCCACATCTCCAGCTGATCAAACAGAAATAGACACGCTTGAAGAACATGCGGATACTTTGAGAAAG GAACTTGCGAGGAAGAACAAATACGTCAAGGATATGATCAATCATCTCCGTGATCTTGTCGCCGATTTATCAACATGGCAAAGTCCTTGTTCTGTATGA
- the LOC140813894 gene encoding putative pentatricopeptide repeat-containing protein At3g25970 → MRPLHLLIESTLPNLAKVAVTHCQVIKSSLITDTYTANNLINNYIKCKESNTALKLFGEMTHRDTASWNTIITGYVNSGNFMGAWEVLKSMKRHGFVFDGYTFGSMLKGIGVGGELMNGQQVHSDVVKMGFDENVYAASSLLDMYVKCGKVVYANRVFDFMLVRNTVSWNALIAGYADFGDFFRCFQLFRCMDAEGVRVDDATFAPLLTLLHNVEFCELMKQFHGKIMKLGLEFENTVLNAMITAYSECGCIEDANKVFDSADGCRDLVTWNSMLTAYVQSDLEECGFNLFLKMMRLRLELDAFSYSSVLSGCFGDAVQCLGKTLHGLVIKRGLEQLTQVSNALISMYLKSNSFAEENAVKLFEHMDVKDIVSWNTILTGLSQNGMSEYALRLFQMMHLEYLEIDQYTFAAALRSCSDLATRKMGRQIHVLVLKFGFEGNEFIVSAMIFMYSKCGMVDDAWKAFEGSHKSSSVTWNSIIFGYAQHGQGKIALDLFYQMAERQVKMDHITFVAVLTACSHIGLVEVGLDILRSMELKYGVPPQMENFACTVDLLGRAGRLMEAKELIEEMPFEPNAMVWKTLLGACRACGDIELATEVASHLLDTEPGEHCTYVLLSDMYGHLKRWDEKASVKRLMRQKGVKKVPGWSWIELNGDVHAFNAEDHSHPNCLEIYQTLKELTCVIKILHDDILLEDIMNHAIGC, encoded by the coding sequence ATGAGGCCACTGCACTTGTTAATTGAAAGCACTCTTCCAAATTTGGCCAAAGTTGCAGTAACTCATTGCCAAGTCATCAAATCGTCATTGATTACAGATACATATACTGCCAATAACCTCATAAATAATTACATAAAATGCAAAGAATCAAACACTGCTCTCAAACTGTTTGGAGAAATGACCCACAGAGACACGGCCTCTTGGAACACTATTATTACTGGATATGTGAACTCAGGAAACTTTATGGGTGCGTGGGAAGTCTTGAAATCTATGAAAAGACACGGGTTTGTGTTTGATGGTTATACTTTTGGAAGCATGCTAAAAGGCATTGGTGTGGGTGGTGAACTCATGAATGGGCAACAGGTTCATTCAGATGTTGTCAAGATGGGGTTTGATGAAAATGTGTATGCTGCAAGTTCACTTTTAGATATGTATGTGAAATGCGGGAAGGTTGTGTATGCGAATAGGGTGTTCGATTTCATGTTGGTGCGGAATACGGTGTCTTGGAATGCTTTGATCGCTGGTTATGCAGATTTCGGCGATTTCTTTCGTTGTTTTCAGTTGTTTAGGTGTATGGATGCCGAAGGAGTGAGAGTTGATGATGCTACATTCGCACCGCTTTTAACCTTGCTTCACAATGTTGAGTTTTGTGAGTTGATGAAGCAGTTTCACGGAAAGATAATGAAACTTGGTTTAGAGTTTGAAAACACTGTTCTTAATGCTATGATCACTGCATATTCAGAATGTGGATGCATTGAAGATGCTAACAAAGTGTTTGATAGTGCTGATGGGTGCAGGGATTTAGTTACATGGAACTCAATGTTAACAGCTTATGTACAAAGTGATCTAGAAGAGTGTGGTTTTAATCTCTTCTTAAAGATGATGAGACTGAGGCTGGAGCTGGATGCTTTCTCGTATTCTAGTGTATTGAGTGGCTGTTTTGGAGATGCAGTACAATGCCTAGGGAAAACCTTGCATGGTTTAGTAATAAAGAGGGGATTAGAACAGTTAACACAGGTATCTAATGCGTTGATATCTATGTATTTGAAATCAAATAGCTTCGCCGAGGAGAATGCTGTGAAACTATTTGAACACATGGACGTAAAGGACATCGTCTCCTGGAATACAATTTTGACTGGCTTATCCCAAAATGGGATGAGTGAATATGCCTTGAGGCTTTTTCAGATGATGCATCTTGAATACCTCGAAATCGATCAATATACTTTTGCGGCAGCCCTACGTTCTTGCTCGGATTTGGCCACACGAAAGATGGGTCGACAAATTCATGTCTTGGTGCTAAAATTCGGTTTCGAGGGAAATGAATTTATAGTGAGTGCAATGATATTTATGTACTCAAAATGTGGTATGGTTGATGATGCTTGGAAAGCTTTTGAGGGATCACATAAGAGCAGTTCAGTGACATGGAACTCAATCATTTTTGGGTATGCACAACACGGGCAAGGTAAAATTGCTCTTGACCTCTTTTACCAAATGGCTGAGAGACAGGTGAAGATGGATCATATCACTTTTGTTGCTGTTCTCACAGCGTGTAGCCACATTGGTTTGGTCGAAGTAGGCCTTGACATTCTACGGTCAATGGAACTCAAATATGGAGTCCCCCCGCAAATGGAAAATTTTGCATGTACGGTTGACCTACTCGGCAGGGCTGGGCGACTAATGGAAGCAAAGGAACTGATAGAAGAAATGCCATTTGAACCTAATGCAATGGTGTGGAAAACTCTGTTAGGTGCCTGCCGGGCTTGTGGTGACATAGAATTAGCGACTGAAGTCGCCAGCCATTTGCTGGATACAGAACCTGGAGAACACTGCACTTATGTCCTTCTCTCGGACATGTATGGACATCTTAAAAGGTGGGATGAGAAGGCTAGTGTAAAGAGACTGATGAGGCAGAAGGGGGTCAAGAAGGTACCTGGTTGGAGTTGGATAGAATTAAATGGCGATGTTCATGCTTTTAATGCGGAGGATCATTCCCACCCTAATTGCCTAGAAATTTATCAAACTTTGAAAGAATTAACGTGTGTAATCAAGATTTTGCACGATGATATTCTGTTGGAAGATATTATGAATCATGCCATTGGGTGTTGA